One genomic region from Eptesicus fuscus isolate TK198812 chromosome 4, DD_ASM_mEF_20220401, whole genome shotgun sequence encodes:
- the ISL1 gene encoding insulin gene enhancer protein ISL-1 translates to MGDMGDPPKKKRLISLCVGCGNQIHDQYILRVSPDLEWHAACLKCAECNQYLDESCTCFVRDGKTYCKRDYIRLYGIKCAKCSIGFSKNDFVMRARAKVYHIECFRCVACSRQLIPGDEFALREDGLFCRADHDVVERASLGAGDPLSPLHPARPLQMAAEPISARQPALRPHVHKQPEKTTRVRTVLNEKQLHTLRTCYAANPRPDALMKEQLVEMTGLSPRVIRVWFQNKRCKDKKRSIMMKQLQQQQPNDKTNIQGMTGTPMVAASPERHDGGLQANPVEVQSYQPPWKVLSDFALQSDIDQPAFQQLVNFSEGGPGSNSTGSEVASMSSQLPDTPNSMVASPIEA, encoded by the exons ATGGGAGACATGGGCGATCCACCAAAAA aaaaacGCCTGATTTCCCTATGTGTTGGTTGCGGCAATCAAATTCACGATCAGTATATCCTGCGGGTTTCTCCGGATTTGGAATGGCATGCGGCGTGTTTGAAATGCGCGGAGTGTAATCAGTATTTGGATGAGAGCTGTACGTGCTTTGTTAGAGATGGGAAAACCTACTGTAAGAGAGACTATATCAG GTTGTACGGGATCAAATGCGCCAAGTGCAGCATCGGCTTCAGCAAGAACGACTTCGTGATGCGCGCCCGCGCCAAGGTGTACCACATCGAGTGCTTCCGCTGCGTGGCCTGCAGCCGCCAGCTCATCCCCGGCGACGAGTTCGCGCTGCGCGAGGACGGGCTCTTCTGCCGCGCGGACCACGACGTGGTGGAGCGGGCCAGCCTGGGCGCCGGCGACCCGCTCAGCCCCCTGCACCCGGCGCGCCCGCTGCAGATGGCAG CCGAGCCCATCTCCGCGCGGCAGCCGGCCCTGCGGCCCCACGTGCACAAGCAGCCGGAGAAGACGACCCGCGTGCGGACGGTGCTGAACGAGAAGCAGCTGCACACCCTGCGGACCTGCTACGCCGCCAACCCGCGGCCCGACGCGCTCATGAAGGAGCAGCTCGTGGAGATGACGGGCCTGAGCCCCCGCGTGATCCGGGTCTGGTTCCAGAACAAGCGCTGCAAGGACAAGAAGCGCAGCATCATGATgaagcagctgcagcagcagcagcccaacGACAAGACG AACATCCAGGGGATGACAGGAACCCCCATGGTGGCCGCCAGTCCCGAGAGGCACGATGGTGGCTTGCAGGCCAACCCGGTGGAGGTGCAGAGCTACCAGCCCCCGTGGAAAGTACTGAGCGACTTCGCCTTGCAGAGTGACATAGATCAGCCTGCTTTTCAGCAACTG GTCAACTTCTCCGAGGGAGGGCCGGGCTCCAACTCCACCGGCAGCGAAGTGGCCTCGATGTCCTCGCAGCTCCCGGACACCCCCAACAGCATGGTGGCCAGCCCCATCGAGGCCTGA